GCCAGATCAGCCCGTCTCGTTCGGCCAACCAGCCGCCCAGCCGTGCAACATGATCCAGCGGCCGGTTCGGATCATCGGCGTGGCATCGTGGGCAGAAAGCGTTGACATAGCGATGAATACGATCGCCCCGCAGTCCCATGCCGGTCATTGGGCTGCCCCATACAACGTGGGATTCACTCCGGTACAGAAGCCGACAGTGAGGATTGACGTAAGCGCCCAGCCGATCATCAAACCCATGCCTATTCCCTTCGCCCACGGGTTTCGGAGCGCGATCAGTACAGCACCGCCACCAAATGCGATCAGCCCCAGCGCAACGGCTCCGATGGCCGTAGCTGCCCCGGGAGCGATGGCTTGGGCAAGCCCGAAGAACACCATGAGCGCGATAATCAGATTGATGCCGAAATAGATGAATACGCCGACCACCGCCGCCCCGAAGATCTCTGAAGCGGACATGCGCGGTGGCGGATTCCAGTAGGGGTCGGGTTGGTTCTGATAGTAGGGGGAGCCCGGCGGCGGCCAGCCTTCCGGAGGCATCCCCGGCGGTGGGTTCGTCATGTCGACAACGCCTGCCGATTTAGGAATGTGTCGTAGTAGCCACGGCGGTACCCGTAGCCCAACCGGACGGCGATGACGGCAATGGACGGCAGCAGAAACCATTGCGGCCGCGTCAAACCCAGCCACACGGTCTCGTTCGCCCGGACAAACTCGACAAAGAACCGGAACACCGCATAACTCGCGACGTAGAGAACGAACAACTCACCTGGTTGTGTCACCCGATTGCGCAGCCACAGCAGTACGATGAACGCGGCCAGCTGAAACCCGATCTCGTAGAGGAACGACGGATGCATCGCGGCGCCGCTGAGGCAGCCGGGACATTTTGGCGTCGTTCCCGGGGCGTGGACACCCCACGGCAGGCTGGTCGGCCGTCCTGGCGCCTCGGTGAGGTGACAGCCGATGCGGCCGATCGCCATTCCCAGTGCGACCGCCGGGGCGAACAAGTCACCGGTCTTGCCCGTGTAGCCGCCGATGCGCTTGGCCATCAGGACACCGACATAGGCACCCAGCAGGCCACCCAGGATGCTGCGGGACCCAAATTCCCAGGCCTGCAACAAGGTCGGGTTCAGCCGGACGTCGATGTGCGCTGCCCAGCCGGACAACCGCATACCGATTGCCCCGCCGACCAGGGCACCGGTGACCGCCACCAGCGATTGGTCGTTGACCGCACCGCGGCGCCGCGCTTCGCCGATGAAGACGATCGTGGCGGCCAATACGCCCAACCCCACGAACACGCCATGCACCGGCAGCACCAGCGGCCCAATCCGCAGCTGCGGAACCACCCCGACAGCGTATATGTCTGCGGCAGAAACACCCTTGTTCTGCCCACACTCGCGATACGGTGAGCTGCTGACCCGCATCGGTATGGCGGGGATGGGAGGTGTCAGGTGTCGTTTGTGATCGCGGCGCCGGAGCTGCTCAGCGCGGCCGCGACCGACTTGTCGAAGCTCGGTGCCGCGCTCAACGCGGCCAATATCGCCGCGGCGACCTCCACCACGACGGTGCTGGCCGCGGCCGATGATGAGGTATCGCAGGCTGTCGCGGCGCTGTTCGGCGCCAACGCCCAGGCCTACCAGCGGATCAGCGCGCAGGCGACGGCGTTCCATGACCGCTTCGTGCAGGCCTTGACTGCGGGGGCGGGCGGCTATGCCAGCGGTGAGGCCGCCAATCTTTTAGCCGTGCTCGACGTCGTGAATGCGCCCACCCAAACGCTGTTGGGGCGCCCACTGATCGGCAACGGGGCCAACGGCGCGCCGGGGACCGGGGCTGACGGCGGACCCGGCGGGATCTTGATCGGCCAGGGCGGGGCGGGCGGATCGGGCGCGCCCGGCCAGGACGGCGGCAATGGCGGGGCCGCCGGACTTCTCGGTAACGGCGGGGCCGGCGGGGTCGGCGGGTTCGGCCTGCCGGGTGGACCGGGCGGGTCCGGTGGGAACGGTGGACCCGGCGGGTTGTTCGGCAACGGCGGCAACGGCGGCATTGGCGGAGGCTCGTTGGATGGCAACGGCGGGACCGGCGGCGCCGGAGGGGCCGGCGGGCTGTTCGGCTCCGGCGGCAGGGGCGGGGCCGGCGGGGTCAGCGCCCTCCTCCTCGGGGGAACCGGCGGTTCCGGCGGCGCGGGCGGCCTGCTCGGCGCCGGAGGTGCCGGCGGCGACGGGGGACAGTCGGACGACGCCACCGGCGGCGTCGGTGGAGCCGGCGGCCGTGCCGGCTTGCTCTTCGGCTCCGGCGGCAACGGCGGTGAGGGCGCTAGCGGCGGTCAGGACGGTGGTGTCGGCGGGCCTGGCGGGGCAGGCGGGCTGTTCGGCGACGGCGGTGAGGGCGGGGACGGTGGAACCGGTTTCGCCGCCAGCGGCGGCGTGGGCGGAGCCGGCGGAGCGGCCGGGCTATTCGGCTCCGGCGGGCACGGCGGGCACGGCGGGCACGGCGGCGCCAATGGTGGGGCCGCCGGGGACGGCGGACGCGGCGGCGCGCTGTTCGGTCCCGGCGGGGACGGTGGCGGCGGCGGCAACGGCCAACCCGACACCGGCGGGGCCGGCGGAGACGGCGGGGATGCGGGGCTGTTCGGTGCGGGCGGGGCCGGCGGAGACGGCGGCGTCGGCCACAACAGCGGCGGAGCCGGCGGAGACGGTGGTGGCGGTGGCATGCTTTCCGGCCGGGGCGGGGACGGCGGAGACGGCGGCGTCGCCGGGCTCACCGGCGGGGCCGGCGGGGCCGGCGGAAACGCCGGGCTGCTGTTCGGCGACGGCGGTGAGGGCGGAACCGGCGGGTGGGGCGGATTCAGCGTTGCCGGCCATGGCGGGGCCGGCGGAATCGGCGGCAACGCCGGGCTCATCGGCAACGGCGGCAACGGCGGCGCCGGTGGGATCACCTCGGCCCCCGGCAGCACCGGTGGTGACGGTGGTAACGGCGGCAAAGCCTGGCTGGTCGGTAACGGCGGTAACGGCGGCAACGCCGGGCCCGCCACCATCCCGGGCGGCGTTGGCGTGGGCGGGACCCGGGGCCGGCTGCTCGGCGCCACCGGACTGAACGGGTCCGCGTAGCCGGTCACCGCGCGGCGACTACGTCTCGGCCGGCCCCGCCCGCGCGGCCGCCGTCGCCACACCCGCGAACACGACCGCCACCTCGACCGTCACCACGACGTCGAGGTTCTCCACCCCGCAGTGCGCGTGGTCTACTCGCATCGCCCGGGCCACCAGCGCGGCGCGCGCGCAGGCCGACGCAGGTCCGGACGGTAGCCGGGCGGCGGCGGCCAGGGCGGCAAGATCAGCCGCAGCCTGCGCGCGGTGCCGGGCCACCACCACCGAGCCCAGGTAGGCGCCCGCGCCGGTGACCCACAGCAACACGGCGACCATCGCGGCGGCAACCACGGTGGCCGAACCGCACTCAGCGCGGTTCGGCCACCGCAATTGCCTTGGCCGCGATATCCAAGGTCGGCAACAGGTTTGAGTGCGCCACGACCGTGGCAACCACGAACTCGCCATCGCGGTCCACCCGTACCAGGGCCGCGGACGGCGCGATGCGGCGGGCGACCTCGGCCGCCGCACGCTCGTCACCGCGCGCGGCCAGTCGAGCGGCCTCACGTGCCGCGTCGATACAGCGCACCTGCATCGACACCGCGGTGATGCCCGCCAGGCACAGCACCAGTAGGAGCACCAGCGTGGCGATCGCCAACGCCGCCTCAACGGTGCTCGCGCCCGCACTCGACGCTAAGCCTTGGTGCGAAGCGCGCGACCGATGATGTGGTTGAGCGCCGACACGATGGAATCCCCGGTGACGACCGTGTAGAGGATCGCACCGAAGGCCGCCGCCGCAATGGTCCCGATGGCGTATTCCACGGTGGACATGCCGGATTCGTCGACCGCCAGCAATGTCATCCGCGCTACGAGGACGCGAAACATGTTGATCACCAATACATTCCTTTCTCATATCAGGCCCGACCGCAACACATCACCGGCCAGCCCGGCCACTACCGGGACAATGCCCAGGCACACGAACGCCGGCAAGAAGCACAGTCCCAGCGGCCCGGCGATCAGTACGCCGGCCCGCTCCGCAGCTGCGGCGGCCGCGTGCGCCGCGTCCTGACGAGACTGGATAGCCAGTTCGGCGACGCCATCGGCGAGCGCTGCGCCCGAGGCGGCCGACCGCCGCGCCAACCGCAGGAGTGCATCGGTCTGCGCGTCGACCATGCCCGCCGGCAGATCCGGCGGCGTCGACCAGGCGGTGTTGGGGTCGGCACCCAACGCCAGCAGGTCAGCGGCCCGGCGCAACACACGCGCCAGCCCGGGCGGCGCGAACGGGGCGGTCGCTGCCGCGGCCGTCGACACCGCCATGCCGGCAGCCAGACACACAGCCAGCACGTCGAGGCTGGATGCGACGGCTAGCGGATCCGAGACCCGCGCCGGCTCGGGCGGCGGCTCCCGGGCTGGCCGATACACGCGGGACGGCAACCCGGCACGCGCCCGTACCATCGACGGGCCGGCACCCACCCACAACGCCGCGGCCAGCAACACCGCCGCGGTGCTCATGCCTCGGCTCCGGCGCGCTGCGGTCCTCGCTCGCGGCTGCCTTCGGGGCTCACCGCACCGGCCGATCGGTAATCCGGTCCGACCACAGCAGCCCGCCGCAGGCCAGCGCTAGCCCGACCACCAGTAGCCATCCGCCCACGTGTCCGGCCAGCAGGAAGCTCAGCGGCCGCGCCCCGACCAGTTGCCCAAGCAGCATCCCGAGCAACGGCAGGGCCGCCAGTATGGCGGCGCTGGCGCGGGCGCCGGCCATCCCCGACGCCACCCGCGCCGAGAACCGTTGCCGTTCAGCGATATCACGCTGCGCAGCACGCATCAGAGTGGCAATCGCCAAGCCATGATCATGGGCCAGCTGCCAGCAGACCGCGAGCCGCTCCCAGTGTGCGGGAAGGGCAGACGATCGGGCCACGGCGCGCAGGCCGGCCGTCACGTCGGCGCCCAATCTTGCCCGCGCCGCCACCGCGCGCAAGGCGGCGGCAGCCGGGCCGCCGGTCTCGTCGGCAGCGACACTAAACGCGCATACCGGATGTCCGCCCGCGCGCAGCTCACCGACCAGCACGTCGAGCGCGGCTTCCAGCGCGTGCCCCTCGTGGGTGCGGCGCAGTTCGCGCCGGCGGCGACGGTGGCGCAGGCCGATCGTCGCGGCCAGCACCGCGACCGCCAAGACGGTCGGCAGCGGTAGGAACGTCGCGGCGGCAATCGCGACACAGCCGGCGGCGCAGGCAACCCGCCGCGCGCCGATCAGGAGCACCCGCCGGCGAGCGGGGCCGGCCGGGGTGAGGCGGCGCCGCGCCGACGCCGGCGACACCAGGAGCGCAAGCGACAACGCGAGGGCAGCGGGCGCAAGGCCGGTCATGCCGATTCCCGGCTTCTCAGCAAACCACGCAGGTCGGCTGCGTCGTTGCGCATTCCACGATCCGCGTGCCACGCCGTTACCGCCTGGACGCGCCCTTCGGTTTGCTGCAGCACGGCGATCTCGGCCAGCCGGCGCCGGCCGGCTGGGTCGCGTGCGACGTGCAGCAACACCTGGACCGCCGCACTGAGCTGGCTGTGCAGGGCAGCGCGGTCGAGGCCGCCGAGCGCTCCCAACGCTTCCATGCGCGCGGGGACCTCGCCCGGGTTGTTAGCGTGTACGGTGCCCGCGCCGCCCTCGTGGCCGGTGTTGAGCGCCGCCAACAGGTCCACCACTTCGGCTCCCCTGACTTCACCGACCACGATGCGGTCGGGCCGCATCCGCAGCGCCTGCCGGACGAGTTGACGCACGGTGACCTCACCGATTCCTTCGACGTTCGCACACCGCGCGACCAGCTTGACCAGATGCGGATGCCGGGGCGCCAGCTCGGCGGCATCCTCGACGCACACGATCCGCTCATTGGGCGAAACGGCGCCCAGCATCGCCGACAGCAGAGTTGTCTTTCCGGCACCGGTTCCACCGCACACCAGGAATGCCAGGCGGGCGGTGACAATGTCGGAAACCAGCGCAGCGGCCAGCGGGTCGATTGCGCCCGACGCCGTCAAGGCGGCCAGATCCTGAGTGGCGGGCCGTAGCACCCGCAACGACAGGCAGGTGCCTTCGGTCGCCACGGGCGGCAGCACCGCGTGCAGCCGCACCGCGAACCCTCCGGCGCCGATCCCGGTCAGCTGCCCGTCCACCCAGGGTTGCGCGTCGTCGAGCCGGCGACCCGCGGCCAACGCCAGCCGTTGCGCCAACCTTCGCACCGCTGACTCGTCGGCAAACCGAATCTGGCTGCGTCGCAAACCGTTTCCGTCGTCGACCCACACCGAGTCAGGCGCGGTGACCAGAACGTCGGTGGTGCCGTCTGCACACAGCAGCGGTTCGAGGATGCCGGCCCCGGTCAGTTCCGTCTGCAGCACCCGGAGATTGGCCAGCACCTCGGTGTCGCCGAGGATCCCCCCGGACTCGGCGCGGATCGCTGCGGCCACAACGTTGGGCCGCAGCGGGACGGATTCGGAGGCCAGCCGTTCGCGAACGCGTTCGATCAGGGAGCCGGTCATGCCGCCCTACCGTGTTGCCCTGACCCGGCACGTGGCAGCGCGCCAAGTACCCGTCGGGCAGCGCAGGCCAGCACGGATCGCCGTCGCACTCGAAGACCGCCGTGTTCCAGCTGGCCGGCCAGCCGCGGCTGCGCCTTCATGGCAGCCAGCAGCGGCACCCCGGCGACGTCAGCGACCTCCGCTGCCCGCAATCCCCCTGGCGCGGGTCCCCGCACGACCAGACCGAGGTTGGGGTTGATCGTGGCCAGCACCGGTGCGATCGTGGCGGTGGCCGCGCACCCCCGCACATCACATGTGCTGACCAGGACGACCAGATCGGCGGCATCCAGCGCGACATGGGTGGCATCGGTCAAACGAC
The nucleotide sequence above comes from Mycobacterium decipiens. Encoded proteins:
- a CDS encoding PE family protein, translated to MSFVIAAPELLSAAATDLSKLGAALNAANIAAATSTTTVLAAADDEVSQAVAALFGANAQAYQRISAQATAFHDRFVQALTAGAGGYASGEAANLLAVLDVVNAPTQTLLGRPLIGNGANGAPGTGADGGPGGILIGQGGAGGSGAPGQDGGNGGAAGLLGNGGAGGVGGFGLPGGPGGSGGNGGPGGLFGNGGNGGIGGGSLDGNGGTGGAGGAGGLFGSGGRGGAGGVSALLLGGTGGSGGAGGLLGAGGAGGDGGQSDDATGGVGGAGGRAGLLFGSGGNGGEGASGGQDGGVGGPGGAGGLFGDGGEGGDGGTGFAASGGVGGAGGAAGLFGSGGHGGHGGHGGANGGAAGDGGRGGALFGPGGDGGGGGNGQPDTGGAGGDGGDAGLFGAGGAGGDGGVGHNSGGAGGDGGGGGMLSGRGGDGGDGGVAGLTGGAGGAGGNAGLLFGDGGEGGTGGWGGFSVAGHGGAGGIGGNAGLIGNGGNGGAGGITSAPGSTGGDGGNGGKAWLVGNGGNGGNAGPATIPGGVGVGGTRGRLLGATGLNGSA
- a CDS encoding Rv3654c family TadE-like protein, with the protein product MVAVLLWVTGAGAYLGSVVVARHRAQAAADLAALAAAARLPSGPASACARAALVARAMRVDHAHCGVENLDVVVTVEVAVVFAGVATAAARAGPAET
- a CDS encoding prolipoprotein diacylglyceryl transferase; this translates as MVPQLRIGPLVLPVHGVFVGLGVLAATIVFIGEARRRGAVNDQSLVAVTGALVGGAIGMRLSGWAAHIDVRLNPTLLQAWEFGSRSILGGLLGAYVGVLMAKRIGGYTGKTGDLFAPAVALGMAIGRIGCHLTEAPGRPTSLPWGVHAPGTTPKCPGCLSGAAMHPSFLYEIGFQLAAFIVLLWLRNRVTQPGELFVLYVASYAVFRFFVEFVRANETVWLGLTRPQWFLLPSIAVIAVRLGYGYRRGYYDTFLNRQALST
- a CDS encoding type II secretion system F family protein — protein: MSTAAVLLAAALWVGAGPSMVRARAGLPSRVYRPAREPPPEPARVSDPLAVASSLDVLAVCLAAGMAVSTAAAATAPFAPPGLARVLRRAADLLALGADPNTAWSTPPDLPAGMVDAQTDALLRLARRSAASGAALADGVAELAIQSRQDAAHAAAAAAERAGVLIAGPLGLCFLPAFVCLGIVPVVAGLAGDVLRSGLI
- a CDS encoding type II secretion system F family protein, giving the protein MTGLAPAALALSLALLVSPASARRRLTPAGPARRRVLLIGARRVACAAGCVAIAAATFLPLPTVLAVAVLAATIGLRHRRRRRELRRTHEGHALEAALDVLVGELRAGGHPVCAFSVAADETGGPAAAALRAVAARARLGADVTAGLRAVARSSALPAHWERLAVCWQLAHDHGLAIATLMRAAQRDIAERQRFSARVASGMAGARASAAILAALPLLGMLLGQLVGARPLSFLLAGHVGGWLLVVGLALACGGLLWSDRITDRPVR
- a CDS encoding DUF4244 domain-containing protein; this encodes MFRVLVARMTLLAVDESGMSTVEYAIGTIAAAAFGAILYTVVTGDSIVSALNHIIGRALRTKA
- a CDS encoding TadA family conjugal transfer-associated ATPase, which gives rise to MTGSLIERVRERLASESVPLRPNVVAAAIRAESGGILGDTEVLANLRVLQTELTGAGILEPLLCADGTTDVLVTAPDSVWVDDGNGLRRSQIRFADESAVRRLAQRLALAAGRRLDDAQPWVDGQLTGIGAGGFAVRLHAVLPPVATEGTCLSLRVLRPATQDLAALTASGAIDPLAAALVSDIVTARLAFLVCGGTGAGKTTLLSAMLGAVSPNERIVCVEDAAELAPRHPHLVKLVARCANVEGIGEVTVRQLVRQALRMRPDRIVVGEVRGAEVVDLLAALNTGHEGGAGTVHANNPGEVPARMEALGALGGLDRAALHSQLSAAVQVLLHVARDPAGRRRLAEIAVLQQTEGRVQAVTAWHADRGMRNDAADLRGLLRSRESA